A stretch of the Halomonas sp. BDJS001 genome encodes the following:
- a CDS encoding DUF4365 domain-containing protein, whose amino-acid sequence MLPVQTIEELISESYVSAIVARSGFVPNSISKDFGIDLEVRNITSYGNKRIDMGAFLSLQLKASVNWSLEDDYVVYDMEADAFNRLVFRRDQSALPCALVLCCLPDDKSLWMAACEDELTIKKCCYYYFVEGPESPNSSSKRIRIPRDQLLTPESLLGLKEKLLMGAVS is encoded by the coding sequence ATGCTCCCAGTTCAGACCATTGAAGAGCTAATTAGCGAGTCCTACGTCAGTGCGATTGTCGCTCGGTCTGGCTTTGTGCCGAATTCGATTTCAAAGGACTTTGGTATTGATCTTGAAGTTCGCAATATAACTTCCTATGGAAACAAGCGTATTGATATGGGCGCATTTCTTTCGCTGCAGCTTAAAGCAAGCGTAAATTGGTCTCTGGAAGATGACTATGTTGTCTACGATATGGAAGCCGATGCATTCAATCGACTCGTTTTCAGGCGGGATCAGTCAGCTTTGCCATGTGCTCTGGTTTTGTGCTGTCTACCAGATGATAAATCTTTGTGGATGGCCGCGTGTGAAGACGAGTTGACCATAAAAAAATGCTGTTACTATTACTTCGTCGAAGGGCCTGAATCCCCCAACTCAAGCTCGAAGCGTATTAGAATACCTAGAGATCAATTGCTTACGCCAGAATCATTGCTGGGCCTTAAAGAAAAGCTACTCATGGGAGCTGTCTCATGA
- a CDS encoding SIR2 family protein, protein MGGVGKKLKGKRLKQALMDLSKNKEVVGMNKEHPGFRIFVLGAGFSVPAGLPTAAELYPEVVRRVERLHGKDNRFHWALQDYINYRKRSDGVELSVENIDLEEFMSYLDIEHFLGLEGGDTLSEHGNAAQLFVKRFIGQIIHERTPSKDSLPQEYYEFAERLSLNDIVITLNYDVVLERALDHVGKPYRLFPHRYSKIGDGFNTVDDSRDEVTILKLHGSLDWFSNKSYLHGLDAFKKQGVDGAPNDPIFNNNDKYGHCPLVDGPRNEDDPLLNIYRLKNIDRFYGNYDPPAVPMILSPSHMKIVYANPFLDFWWGWGRAGGMNLGVSIIGFSLPLHDDYLRICLYRMVSNFQGVYWDQPLLDWYKNHVKLVDYRTDEKSKDELLERYRFIDYEKADVYTDGFSKDAVDFIFSQSR, encoded by the coding sequence ATGGGTGGAGTTGGTAAGAAATTAAAGGGAAAAAGGCTCAAGCAAGCTTTGATGGATCTTTCTAAAAATAAAGAGGTTGTAGGAATGAACAAAGAGCATCCTGGGTTTCGAATTTTTGTGCTTGGGGCTGGTTTCTCTGTTCCTGCCGGCCTGCCCACTGCGGCAGAATTGTACCCTGAAGTTGTTAGGCGAGTGGAGCGGCTGCATGGGAAAGATAATCGCTTTCATTGGGCGCTTCAGGACTATATAAATTACCGAAAAAGAAGCGATGGTGTTGAGTTGAGTGTCGAAAACATAGACTTGGAAGAGTTTATGTCCTATCTCGATATCGAGCATTTTCTGGGATTAGAGGGTGGCGATACCTTAAGTGAGCATGGTAATGCAGCTCAGTTATTCGTGAAAAGATTTATTGGCCAAATAATTCATGAGCGAACGCCAAGCAAAGACTCTTTGCCACAAGAATATTATGAGTTTGCTGAGAGGTTGTCACTAAATGATATTGTAATAACTCTTAATTATGATGTGGTGCTTGAACGGGCTCTTGATCATGTTGGAAAGCCTTATCGGCTCTTTCCTCATCGATACAGCAAGATCGGTGACGGATTTAATACGGTAGACGACTCCAGAGACGAAGTTACGATATTAAAGCTGCATGGCTCTTTAGATTGGTTTAGCAATAAGTCCTACCTTCACGGCTTGGATGCTTTTAAAAAACAAGGTGTGGATGGGGCACCTAATGATCCTATTTTCAATAACAATGATAAGTACGGCCACTGCCCGTTAGTTGATGGTCCTAGAAATGAGGATGATCCGCTATTAAATATATATAGGTTAAAGAACATAGACCGTTTCTATGGAAATTATGATCCACCAGCTGTACCCATGATTCTTTCCCCTTCGCATATGAAAATTGTCTATGCCAATCCATTTCTGGATTTTTGGTGGGGTTGGGGGCGTGCCGGTGGTATGAACTTGGGTGTGTCAATTATCGGGTTTTCCCTCCCCTTACATGATGACTACCTTCGTATATGTCTCTATAGAATGGTATCTAATTTCCAAGGCGTATACTGGGACCAACCTCTTCTAGATTGGTATAAAAATCACGTAAAGCTTGTTGACTATAGAACCGACGAAAAAAGCAAAGATGAGTTGCTAGAAAGATATCGGTTTATTGATTATGAGAAAGCAGATGTCTATACAGATGGCTTTTCTAAGGATGCAGTCGATTTTATTTTTAGTCAATCGAGATGA
- a CDS encoding LysE family translocator: MTLMTILLFIPACFALNMAPGPNNLLSMANAKRYGIKAACYAGLGRLVAFVGMITLAATGLATVLYTSEKLFLAIKVVGGLYLLWLAFQLWTADPTAGGNEALGGKSLFQLARQEFFLAAGNPKAILIFTAFLPQFVDPTGSVGFQFLILGVLFLMLEWVAIAGYAFFGKALRHWFSRPSMRRLFNRVCAGLLGSAGVGLLLARRE, translated from the coding sequence ATGACTTTAATGACCATCCTGTTATTCATACCAGCATGTTTTGCTTTGAACATGGCACCTGGTCCAAATAACTTGCTTTCGATGGCGAACGCAAAGCGCTACGGCATTAAGGCCGCCTGTTATGCTGGCTTAGGCCGTTTGGTCGCATTTGTGGGCATGATCACGCTTGCTGCTACAGGGCTAGCAACAGTGCTGTATACATCTGAAAAATTATTTCTCGCTATAAAAGTAGTAGGAGGGCTCTATCTACTTTGGCTGGCCTTTCAGTTGTGGACTGCAGACCCAACCGCCGGTGGGAACGAAGCTCTGGGTGGAAAAAGCCTTTTCCAACTGGCGAGGCAAGAATTCTTTCTGGCGGCAGGGAACCCCAAGGCTATTTTGATTTTTACAGCTTTCCTGCCTCAGTTTGTTGACCCTACAGGCTCTGTTGGATTCCAATTCTTGATATTAGGTGTGCTGTTTTTAATGCTTGAGTGGGTAGCAATAGCCGGGTATGCATTTTTTGGCAAAGCGCTGCGCCATTGGTTCTCCCGCCCTTCTATGCGTCGCCTGTTCAATAGAGTTTGTGCTGGA